The Reichenbachiella carrageenanivorans region TGATGCGCCAGCCTTGATCCGCTTTTTCAGTACGCTTCCCATTGACTCCTGGTTCTGTAGCTGAAGTCAGCCCCATTAAGAAACATAGGAGAAGTATTGAATTTTTATACTTTTTTATCATGACCATTTTTTGTACTGTGTGTGGTATTCATTTGGGATGAAGTTGGTCTCACACTATGGCGTGAGACTCAACCTTCCCTGTTCTTGTTTAACCTGAGTGATTCAGAATAACCACTATTGGAGTCTTTCTACTGACTCCTGTTTTTTTTAGTCTACAGCTACCGTCAGCGGATTAGCCAACTGCTGTGCATATTGGCTTAAGTAGTCATACCATTGCTCCACACTGTCGAAATGATTGCTCTTTTCCCAGAAAAAACCAGTGTAGTAAATGGCTTTTCCGTCATTCACAGACAAATGTGCATAGACATTGCTTAGATCTTTGACGTCTGTCACCACCTTTTCATAACCCAAGAAAGTGCCTGGGCTAGCCACTATGGCTGTAGCCAACCGACTGTTTCTACCATGAGGCTGCCAGTAAGTAATCCACCCTCCCAAAGAGTCTACTTTCACTTCTCCATCGTTTTGATGCAGGGTAAGACCAGCGCTGATCACATCGCTACCAGCTACGCTCACCTCTACTCTACTGAGATGACTCCCTTTATCTAACGAAATCAACTTAGACGTCTTTACGTTTTTACCCTCGGCAATCTCCCATGGAGCATAGTCCAACACAAATGAGGTAGACATTGGGCCAGTGGCTAATGTTTCATATGCCGTAAAGTTTTTTGAAGTCTTATACTCGTCACCATTTTTGATGGCAATGCCTCCACAGCCACGACTCGCTCCTACATGGAAGTTGTCCAACCCCTCTCCCGTATCTCGGTGATAGCTTCCTGTCTTTTCTGTGTATTTTTTATACCATTTATTGATCACAGGGTACTCTACCCTTTTAAGCCAACAATCCATCCCACTGGTCAAGGTTCCGCCTTTCACACTGTCTTCTACCATCTGCTGTGCAGTAGGCCCGTAGGTACGAAAAGCTACCTTATCGTTTTCCCAAGCATAATCATCTGTGCGCTCAGGCACAAATCTAGAATAGCATTCATTTTCACTGGTAGGAAGCGTATCATCTTCATTTAATTTTAGGAGAGTATAAACAGCCTTTGCATTTGCGGGTACGCTGGGCTGGAAAAGCACTCGATCGGCGATACCATCCTTGTTGTCATCCACATATTGGATCAGCTCCAATACTCCCTTATCGTTGGCAATGCCAAAATCGGTCAAGACTTGACCGTCATGTAGACCTACAGATTCCGCAGATATCGAAACTACTTCACCCGATCTGGCAAAAGACTGGTTATTCGAAACCGTAATTTTCTTGTCTGAATCATGCTCACCACATCCTACCAAATGGACGGTGGCTAGCATTACTAGCAAATACTTTTTCATTCGTAATATATTTTTTAAAACGTGTATTATAATAATCATCTAGACTCTCCAACTATGACCATGTCTTTGATCAAACAGCCCGCCTTAAAACCTGCGGTACCTCTGAGTCTAAGCGCGATATGACCAGCTGCCAAAGGAGTTTTGTCCTCAGTTTCAAAAATGAGTTCGTTATCAATTTTCAACCACAGCTTTCCCTTCTTCTTTCCTATTTCTATGTCATAGTAGACACCTGCTATCATCTTGTTTTCACTTGCTGCGATAAGTGCACCCGTAGAATTAGGGGACTTCTGAACAAAGGGCGTATTATTATGAGGAGCATTTTTGAAAGCGAAGAAATAGTTTTCTGTCTCCTCTGTGATCAGGTTTATTCCACCATCGTAGTCGTTAGGGATCGTGAGGGCCGAAGCATCTCCCGGATCTGACACAGCTAGTAAGGTAACCATCACGGTGGCGGGCGTGAGTGCCATCGTCTTGTATCGCAGGATTACGTCATTGCCATATATATTAGGACTGACGAGTAATATGCCTTTGGTCTCATCTGCTTCTTGGAGCGACGTCTGATTGCCCCATGTAGCTATGGCTCCTTGACCCCACAGTGCCCAAGTGTTCAGTTCTGTTGGACTGATGCTGTACTCCTTGGCCTGACCATAGAGCTGACCTGTACTTATACAAAGTAACATTACGATCGCAGATACCTTTCTCTTACTTCTCTGTTTCATATTCAAAGACATTAATGTCTATTGTTAATTTTGGTAAGTAATCATTTTCAAACTAGAAGGAGAATTAACCTGAATTTCTGTAGCTGTTTGGGTCAACAGCCCTGTATTGGTATCTCTTTTAAAGACCACTAGGTTTCCTGAATTTTGATTGGCTGATATCAAAAACTGACCTGAGGGATCTATCACAAAGCTTCTAGGGTGTTTTCCTCCCACAGGCTGAGTAGTCAGCAGAGAGAGTGTGCCGTTGGTTTGATCTATCTTGAAAATAGAAATATTATTTAGCTCTGCTCGGTTAGACGCATAGAGAAACAGCCCATCTGGCGAAATATGAATATCTGCGGACGCATAATCGTCTGCTGGACTGAGCTGTGTCAGATCTGAGTCGATCTCCTTCCATTGGCCATTGGCATACCGAAACGTGCTTACCGTTCCGCTCAATTCTTCTACACAATAGGCAAACCGCCCATCAGGACTAAAGGTAAAATGCCTTGGGCCACTACCAGGCTTGTTGGCTACTGTGAAGTGATCGGCGGCTTGCAAGCTACCATCTGCCGCAAAGGAGAATGCACGAATCTGGTCTGTGCCCAAATCGGGTGCAAAAAGGTACTGATTAGTAGGGTCGAATCCAGCGGAATGTAGATGAGACCCCTCTTGCCTACCTGACACTATGCTCTTGCCACTGAAAGTCATTCTTTGGGTATAGGGAGGTAGGCTACCGTCCGTATTTGGTCGAAAAATCGTGAGGCTGGTTTCACTATAATTGGAACTGACGACGTATTTATTGTCGCGATCCACAGTCACATGAACTGGGTTTCTTGCGTCTGTGGTTTGTTTGTTGATATACTTGAGCTTTCCACTCCGTGTATCTATGCTAAAAGCAGAAATAGAACCGCTGGTTTTTAGCTTGGTATCGGTACAGGCGTATAGGTATTGGCCATTAGGGGCTATGGTGATAAAGGACGGGTTGACCAACCCTCCTTCTCTATGTACTTCGGTCAACTCACCAGTAGCCGAATCGAATTGATAAACATAAATACCATCTGCAGCTACACCTCCAGTATATGACCCCACCATCAGATAGGTAGTGGGCTGGCAAAGTCCATGACTCATCATCCCTACTAAAAGCACGAGGCCGATCGACAGCCATGATTTGACACTGATAAATTTTGTGGTCATATGTCTAAAACTGATATTTTCTATTGAAAGAATCCTTGTTTCTGTTTCACCACTTTAGGTGCCCATATTTTTATATTGTCAAACTGCCCCGTATCATCAAAAGAGCCTACACCTATGCGTCCAGCTGCAAAATGTTGATCTTGAGCCTCCATGACAGGGTGCTGCATATTATCAAAATATATTTGGATGATCCCTTCTTTCACCTTTCGTACGATTCTGACTTTGTGCCAAGAGTTGGTATCAGCCCAATCTACGCCAGCAGTGGTTTTAGATGCAATTTTAATTCTTGGTTCATCATTAACCAAAAAGATGTTATTCGCATGATCATCGGCAATA contains the following coding sequences:
- a CDS encoding DUF4861 domain-containing protein; translation: MKKYLLVMLATVHLVGCGEHDSDKKITVSNNQSFARSGEVVSISAESVGLHDGQVLTDFGIANDKGVLELIQYVDDNKDGIADRVLFQPSVPANAKAVYTLLKLNEDDTLPTSENECYSRFVPERTDDYAWENDKVAFRTYGPTAQQMVEDSVKGGTLTSGMDCWLKRVEYPVINKWYKKYTEKTGSYHRDTGEGLDNFHVGASRGCGGIAIKNGDEYKTSKNFTAYETLATGPMSTSFVLDYAPWEIAEGKNVKTSKLISLDKGSHLSRVEVSVAGSDVISAGLTLHQNDGEVKVDSLGGWITYWQPHGRNSRLATAIVASPGTFLGYEKVVTDVKDLSNVYAHLSVNDGKAIYYTGFFWEKSNHFDSVEQWYDYLSQYAQQLANPLTVAVD
- a CDS encoding lactonase family protein, coding for MTTKFISVKSWLSIGLVLLVGMMSHGLCQPTTYLMVGSYTGGVAADGIYVYQFDSATGELTEVHREGGLVNPSFITIAPNGQYLYACTDTKLKTSGSISAFSIDTRSGKLKYINKQTTDARNPVHVTVDRDNKYVVSSNYSETSLTIFRPNTDGSLPPYTQRMTFSGKSIVSGRQEGSHLHSAGFDPTNQYLFAPDLGTDQIRAFSFAADGSLQAADHFTVANKPGSGPRHFTFSPDGRFAYCVEELSGTVSTFRYANGQWKEIDSDLTQLSPADDYASADIHISPDGLFLYASNRAELNNISIFKIDQTNGTLSLLTTQPVGGKHPRSFVIDPSGQFLISANQNSGNLVVFKRDTNTGLLTQTATEIQVNSPSSLKMITYQN